In one window of Thermovirga sp. DNA:
- a CDS encoding L,D-transpeptidase, with translation MEVAALVAGNNLYGQFWMLIRKGHFDLSTWNGAEMTALYPVAVGENPGDKERVGDRKTPEGIFSVERIHDSRTWVHDFGDGKGPVEGAYGPFFIRLDTGGWKGIGIHGTHDPSSLGTMTTEGCIRMNNEALLEIVEKVVPGAVVIIEP, from the coding sequence ATGGAGGTTGCGGCACTGGTCGCAGGTAATAACTTATATGGACAGTTCTGGATGCTCATCCGGAAGGGCCATTTCGATCTTTCAACCTGGAACGGCGCCGAGATGACGGCCCTTTACCCCGTCGCGGTGGGGGAGAACCCCGGCGACAAGGAGAGGGTGGGCGATCGGAAGACGCCGGAGGGAATCTTCTCTGTCGAAAGGATCCATGATTCAAGAACTTGGGTCCATGATTTCGGCGATGGAAAGGGCCCCGTGGAGGGAGCCTACGGTCCCTTTTTTATCCGGCTCGACACGGGCGGCTGGAAGGGTATAGGTATCCACGGAACCCACGACCCATCCTCGCTGGGCACCATGACGACCGAGGGGTGCATCAGGATGAACAACGAGGCCTTACTCGAGATAGTCGAGAAGGTCGTGCCAGGGGCGGTCGTGATCATAGAGCCCTGA